The following proteins are co-located in the Rattus norvegicus strain BN/NHsdMcwi chromosome 19, GRCr8, whole genome shotgun sequence genome:
- the LOC134483540 gene encoding disks large homolog 5-like, translating into MFARLCRHFGRVDVDREESRVQQMKPKEACRQTSSPENVLNKMQANEEEERLNRELELTTKERNELTERLLYVTGGSMSKSSYFRPNPFYEILKMKEKEVMSLLHNLDTKNIEHREKFQELKKEINFYHNLHSRLLMDQACMKKKLVTLKQEWKELQRYLFELNPKDEDEQEKTSNLQTQQNVVSGTAGDMA; encoded by the exons atgtttgcccgtctttgtaggcactttgggagagttgatgttgatagagaagagtctagagtgcaGCAaatgaaacctaaag aggcctgcagacagacatcatcccctgaaaatgtcctaaacaagatgcaggccaacgaggaagaggagaggctgaatagagaactggagctaactaccaaggagagaaatgagctgacagaacgcctcctttatgtgacaggtggatccatgagcaagag ctcctacttcaggccaaatccattttatgaaatcttgaagatgaaggagaaagaggtcatgtcattactgcacaacttagacacaaagaacattgaacatcgtgagaaatttcaggagctcaagaaggagattaacttctatca caacctgcacagccggctcctgatggaccaggcatgtatgaagaagaagttggtcacattgaagcaggagtggaaggagttacagcgatatttgtttgagttgaacccgaaggatgaagacgaacaggagaagaccagcaacctccagacccagcaaaatgtg gtctcaggaactgcaggagacatggcatag